In the Verrucomicrobiia bacterium genome, one interval contains:
- a CDS encoding polyprenyl synthetase family protein has protein sequence MTFPDQLLHYKQMLDTDITRQSQDLLKQTGNEYGSFSHDSLAAFTNILSRGGKRLRGALVMASYEMLGGRDSAMIIQVARAVEMIHAYLLIIDDIADNSAVRRGGPSAHTLLATHHQTNQLQGNSQHFGTSAATYAALIGFYEAEGILMQLELPATLKLQLLEQLRSTLITTYHGQLLDTYNEATGTEDETKALRVSELKTAYYSIVNPLQVGALLAGGTPNDFSLLQEYGQQAGIAFQISDDIMGIFGNEAKTGKSAKDDLREGKRTILITYTLTHANAHQRQQLLSILGKADVTDNELLAARQIIEATGGLTYAKQTIQMYVQKAQEVLKTAPAHWDKAKIQFLTDLAHSLVDREV, from the coding sequence ATGACCTTTCCAGACCAACTTTTACATTACAAGCAAATGCTTGATACCGATATCACCAGACAGAGCCAAGACCTCTTGAAACAAACCGGTAATGAATATGGCAGTTTTTCGCACGATTCCCTGGCCGCGTTTACGAACATCCTATCTCGTGGTGGTAAACGCCTGCGTGGGGCGCTGGTTATGGCAAGCTACGAAATGCTCGGTGGCCGGGATTCGGCCATGATTATTCAGGTTGCGCGAGCAGTTGAAATGATCCATGCTTATCTGCTGATTATTGATGACATTGCTGATAATTCCGCTGTGCGGCGCGGTGGCCCAAGCGCCCACACGCTACTCGCTACGCATCATCAAACAAATCAGCTACAGGGCAATTCGCAGCACTTCGGAACCAGCGCCGCTACCTATGCTGCCCTTATTGGCTTTTACGAAGCAGAAGGCATACTGATGCAACTTGAGCTGCCCGCCACCTTGAAGCTGCAGTTACTCGAACAGTTACGCTCAACGCTCATTACTACTTATCATGGCCAGCTGCTCGATACGTACAACGAAGCCACCGGCACAGAGGATGAAACCAAAGCCCTGCGCGTGAGTGAACTGAAAACTGCTTATTATTCAATCGTGAACCCACTGCAAGTTGGGGCGCTATTGGCCGGCGGCACACCCAATGATTTTTCGCTATTACAAGAGTACGGCCAGCAAGCCGGTATAGCTTTTCAGATTAGTGACGATATTATGGGAATTTTTGGCAACGAAGCCAAAACCGGCAAATCTGCTAAAGATGACCTGCGCGAAGGCAAGCGAACAATTCTTATTACCTACACTTTGACTCATGCTAACGCTCATCAGCGCCAGCAGTTGCTGAGTATTCTAGGCAAAGCAGATGTCACCGATAACGAACTTCTAGCCGCTCGCCAGATTATTGAAGCCACCGGCGGGCTAACGTACGCCAAACAAACCATCCAGATGTATGTTCAAAAAGCTCAGGAAGTACTTAAAACCGCCCCCGCTCATTGGGATAAAGCCAAAATACAATTTTTAACAGATCTAGCGCATTCGCTGGTTGACCGCGAAGTATAA
- a CDS encoding UDP-N-acetylglucosamine 1-carboxyvinyltransferase — MEKDYKLKIGKLIQKNRINRGMTQQELAQALGTSQSAVNRIESGGQNLSMEMLARISDVLNSEIIALNRGTLNFRINGGKKLSGSIEVKTSKNAAVGLLCAALLNKGKTVFRRVARIEEVNRIIEVLQSIGVKVRWIGKSNDLEIIPPKVLDLENMDIEAAKRTRSIIMFLGPLLHQYDSFKLPFAGGCSLGTRTVEPHMTGLAPFGLHVEATSDYYDATVEPTRVEKTILLTERGDTVTENVIMAAALYDGTVTIRNASPNYMVQDVCYFLQKLGVTIEGIGTTTLRITGVKHIDTDVEYYPSEDPIEAMSLIAAGIVTDSEITIQRVPIEFTEIELAVLEGMGLEYERSPEYTARNGHARLVDITLKHSELRAPKDKLHSMPFPGVNMDNLPFLGLIATVAHGRTLLHDWSYENRAIYFTELSKLNARIEMVDPHRVYISGPTKWKPAEVIAPPALRPSVVILLAMLAAPGASILRDVYSINRGYEDFANRLNSLGAEIETFREI; from the coding sequence ATGGAAAAAGATTACAAACTCAAGATCGGTAAACTTATTCAGAAAAACCGCATTAATCGCGGCATGACCCAGCAGGAGCTAGCGCAGGCTCTTGGCACTAGTCAAAGCGCCGTCAACCGCATTGAAAGCGGCGGCCAAAACCTCAGCATGGAAATGTTGGCGCGCATTAGCGACGTTTTAAATAGTGAAATTATTGCCCTTAATCGAGGAACGCTCAATTTTAGAATTAACGGTGGCAAAAAGCTATCCGGCAGTATTGAGGTAAAAACTAGCAAAAACGCAGCTGTCGGCCTACTGTGCGCCGCGCTTTTAAACAAAGGGAAGACGGTCTTCCGCCGCGTCGCCCGCATTGAAGAAGTCAACCGCATAATCGAAGTGCTGCAAAGTATCGGCGTGAAAGTTCGCTGGATTGGTAAATCAAACGACCTCGAGATTATTCCGCCAAAAGTGCTTGACCTCGAGAACATGGATATTGAAGCTGCAAAGCGCACCCGAAGCATTATTATGTTCCTTGGGCCACTCTTGCACCAATACGATTCATTTAAGCTGCCGTTTGCTGGTGGCTGTAGCCTCGGCACGCGGACGGTTGAGCCGCACATGACCGGCCTGGCTCCATTTGGCCTGCACGTTGAAGCCACCTCGGATTATTATGACGCCACCGTTGAACCAACCCGAGTTGAAAAAACGATTCTGCTGACCGAACGTGGCGACACGGTTACCGAAAATGTAATTATGGCGGCCGCCCTTTACGACGGCACCGTCACCATCCGTAACGCCAGTCCTAACTATATGGTGCAGGATGTTTGCTACTTTTTGCAAAAACTTGGCGTAACAATTGAGGGTATCGGCACTACTACCCTCCGTATCACCGGTGTAAAGCATATCGATACCGACGTTGAATATTACCCCAGCGAAGACCCAATTGAAGCCATGAGCTTAATTGCCGCTGGCATTGTTACTGATTCAGAAATTACTATTCAGCGCGTACCGATTGAATTTACCGAAATCGAACTAGCGGTGCTTGAAGGCATGGGCCTCGAATACGAGCGCAGCCCCGAATACACCGCCCGTAACGGCCATGCTCGTTTAGTCGATATTACCCTCAAGCACTCTGAGCTACGCGCACCAAAAGACAAGCTCCACAGTATGCCCTTCCCTGGGGTTAATATGGACAACCTGCCCTTCCTCGGCCTGATTGCCACCGTGGCTCATGGCCGGACCTTACTACACGACTGGTCGTACGAAAACCGCGCCATTTACTTCACCGAGCTTAGCAAATTAAATGCTCGAATTGAGATGGTGGACCCACACCGCGTGTATATTTCAGGCCCCACTAAATGGAAACCAGCTGAGGTAATTGCGCCACCTGCGCTGCGGCCTTCGGTAGTGATTTTGCTTGCCATGCTTGCCGCTCCTGGCGCGTCAATTCTGCGTGATGTTTATTCGATTAACCGCGGTTACGAAGATTTTGCCAACCGGCTGAATAGCCTTGGCGCTGAGATCGAAACTTTCCGCGAGATCTGA
- a CDS encoding undecaprenyl diphosphate synthase family protein: MSNLQINHLAIIPDGNRRWAKQHGLSSEDSVYKKGSETTFEIIKAAFEIGVPHVTFWASSYDNLLKRPAMLVNAIEAIFAQKFHELATHPLIHQHQVQVKVMGEWREILKPKTIAAIEESLSATAHYTERQLTVLIGYDGQRERGAALQSLQNSDEQLDKDLFKAAEHLRRHSWTGDLPNVDLILRTGSWIDPHNSAGFLSLIADNAQYAFPEVLWPDMSAELLETIINDFERRERRLGR, translated from the coding sequence ATGAGCAACTTACAGATCAACCATTTGGCCATTATTCCCGACGGCAATCGTCGCTGGGCAAAGCAACATGGCCTCTCCAGCGAAGACAGTGTTTATAAAAAAGGCAGCGAGACAACCTTCGAGATAATTAAAGCCGCCTTTGAAATAGGCGTGCCACACGTCACCTTTTGGGCCAGTTCGTACGATAACTTATTAAAGCGTCCGGCTATGCTGGTGAACGCGATTGAAGCAATCTTTGCCCAAAAATTTCATGAGCTGGCGACGCATCCGCTTATCCATCAGCATCAGGTGCAAGTGAAGGTAATGGGTGAGTGGCGCGAAATTTTGAAGCCTAAAACGATCGCCGCTATAGAAGAGTCGCTTTCGGCAACAGCGCATTACACCGAACGACAATTAACAGTGCTGATTGGCTATGATGGCCAGCGCGAGCGCGGCGCCGCTTTGCAGAGCTTGCAAAATAGTGACGAGCAGCTTGATAAAGATTTATTTAAAGCCGCCGAACACCTGCGTCGCCATTCATGGACGGGCGATTTACCAAACGTTGATCTTATATTACGCACTGGCAGTTGGATTGACCCACATAACAGCGCAGGTTTTTTGAGCTTAATTGCCGATAACGCCCAATATGCCTTTCCTGAAGTTTTGTGGCCAGATATGTCAGCCGAACTACTTGAAACAATTATTAATGACTTCGAGCGCCGTGAGCGCCGTTTAGGCCGTTAA
- a CDS encoding ABC transporter permease: protein MKISNIFSRRNRILLRELVVTDFKLRYQGSALGYLWSLLKPLFLFAILYVVFDQFLRLGRDVEHFPVYLLLGVVLWSFFTEATTNGLQSIINRGALIRKINFPKYIIVISGTISSLINLGLNLIVVFIFLLIAGIPVGIEGLLIFPLIAELYIFALGIAFFLAALNVKYRDTGHLWEIFLQAAFYATPILYPLQMVISESASTATVLLLNPVAQVVQDIRYVLVTQKDAITVWNYVGGWKVFIPFIIVVIVTLVAALYFKRHSRRFAEEI, encoded by the coding sequence ATGAAAATCTCAAACATATTTAGCCGCCGTAACCGTATTTTGCTGCGCGAATTGGTGGTGACAGATTTTAAGTTACGATACCAGGGGTCGGCACTGGGGTATCTTTGGTCATTATTAAAGCCGCTATTCTTGTTTGCAATTTTGTATGTGGTTTTCGATCAGTTCTTGCGGCTCGGCCGGGATGTTGAACACTTCCCAGTGTACCTACTGCTTGGCGTGGTGCTATGGAGCTTTTTTACAGAGGCAACGACTAATGGCCTTCAGTCAATTATTAATCGCGGTGCCTTGATTCGTAAGATTAACTTTCCAAAATATATTATTGTTATTTCCGGTACGATTTCTTCGCTAATCAATCTTGGCCTGAACTTAATTGTCGTTTTTATTTTTCTTTTAATTGCTGGTATTCCGGTGGGCATAGAGGGGCTGCTTATCTTTCCTCTTATTGCGGAGCTGTATATTTTTGCGCTGGGCATTGCTTTCTTTTTAGCAGCCCTCAATGTAAAATACCGCGACACCGGGCATTTGTGGGAAATTTTTTTGCAAGCGGCCTTTTATGCCACTCCTATTTTGTATCCGCTGCAAATGGTGATCAGCGAGAGCGCATCCACGGCAACGGTGCTTCTGCTGAACCCCGTCGCCCAAGTGGTGCAGGATATCCGCTATGTGCTTGTTACCCAAAAAGATGCGATAACGGTCTGGAACTACGTGGGCGGCTGGAAAGTTTTTATCCCCTTTATTATTGTAGTGATCGTTACTTTAGTCGCGGCGCTTTACTTTAAAAGACATTCACGACGCTTTGCGGAGGAAATATAG
- a CDS encoding aminoglycoside phosphotransferase family protein: MSSNQILPPGLRETIEHELSCQISNLELINGKGEVNIIYKIESTAGKFILRLNDSNEYDRFKKEVWCYEYTAKVGVNGPRVFMIGTYNDKVFMVLEYIEGGNGKGIVSTPGLWRELGSVLRIIHRIPVRGFGEKIEDITSGTLDDWQVYIRSNLAALDDEYLIAKLIINDDSIKNIKEKLKLLLRKDFVFGLNHGDFSLANTIANDKGVYVIDWGSAEAHIVPHHDFSVILDESLDKTSQEFEAFIDGYGVTLEEFRVMSEEIETLQLLESLDKLRWALDKAPHRVDHYTRQFSKFVERL, from the coding sequence ATGAGTAGCAACCAAATTCTCCCTCCAGGTTTAAGAGAGACTATCGAACACGAATTGTCCTGCCAAATATCGAATCTCGAACTTATAAACGGTAAGGGTGAAGTTAACATTATCTACAAAATTGAAAGTACTGCAGGTAAGTTCATCCTTCGCCTTAATGACAGTAATGAATATGATCGTTTCAAAAAAGAAGTCTGGTGCTATGAGTATACAGCGAAAGTTGGGGTAAATGGGCCCCGAGTATTTATGATTGGAACATATAATGACAAGGTATTCATGGTCCTGGAATATATAGAAGGGGGAAATGGTAAAGGGATAGTTTCTACTCCTGGATTATGGAGAGAATTAGGTAGTGTATTGCGCATCATTCATAGAATACCCGTAAGAGGTTTTGGTGAAAAGATCGAAGATATTACAAGTGGTACCCTTGATGACTGGCAGGTGTATATAAGATCTAATCTTGCGGCTCTAGACGACGAATACCTTATAGCTAAGCTCATCATTAACGATGATTCAATAAAGAATATCAAAGAAAAGCTCAAGCTGCTACTCCGTAAAGACTTTGTATTCGGACTTAATCATGGTGACTTTTCTTTAGCCAACACGATAGCAAACGATAAAGGCGTTTATGTCATTGACTGGGGCTCCGCAGAAGCCCATATCGTGCCTCATCATGATTTTTCCGTAATACTTGACGAAAGCCTCGACAAGACGTCGCAAGAATTTGAAGCATTTATTGACGGATATGGTGTTACACTTGAAGAATTCCGAGTGATGAGTGAAGAGATTGAAACGCTGCAACTTCTTGAATCTTTGGATAAATTGCGATGGGCGCTTGATAAGGCTCCACATAGAGTCGACCATTATACCCGACAATTTAGTAAGTTTGTTGAGCGACTCTAG
- the murB gene encoding UDP-N-acetylmuramate dehydrogenase, whose product MDIRSHFPLKELTTMRLGGEASVVIEVISRDELVEAIQAAKKRQLPFFVMGGGSNIIARDDGFKGVLILNRIPGFDVLSDDGLTAIVKIGAGENWDETVRKTVEINLSGIEAMSAIPGTAGATPVQNVGAYGQEIADTLTELEAYDLTTNSFVTLQNADCGFSYRHSIFKSTAARRYVIVSITLKLRRVALTPPFYASLQKYLDDHNIHYYTPQVIRDAVIDIRREKLPDPKLLPNTGSFFKNPIIEPWLYQDLLKTYPDMPAHQMADGNYKVPAGWLIEQANLKGYKNHGMRTYEKNALAIINDSATSYKDLAAFRDEIIGKVRDTFRITLEQEPEEL is encoded by the coding sequence ATGGATATCCGCAGCCACTTCCCACTCAAAGAACTCACCACTATGCGCCTTGGCGGTGAAGCCAGTGTCGTTATTGAAGTCATCTCGCGCGATGAACTAGTTGAGGCCATCCAAGCCGCAAAAAAACGCCAGCTCCCTTTTTTTGTAATGGGCGGGGGTAGCAATATTATTGCTCGTGATGATGGCTTTAAAGGAGTGCTAATTTTAAATCGAATTCCTGGCTTTGACGTACTCAGCGATGACGGACTCACCGCCATCGTCAAAATTGGCGCTGGCGAAAACTGGGACGAAACCGTTCGAAAGACGGTTGAAATAAACCTCAGCGGCATCGAGGCGATGTCGGCTATCCCGGGAACGGCCGGCGCGACACCGGTGCAGAATGTTGGTGCTTACGGCCAAGAAATCGCCGATACGCTTACCGAACTTGAAGCTTACGATCTTACTACCAATTCGTTTGTTACTTTGCAAAACGCTGATTGTGGGTTCTCGTACCGGCATAGCATTTTTAAGTCTACCGCCGCTCGGCGTTATGTTATCGTGTCTATTACTTTAAAATTACGACGCGTCGCCCTAACCCCGCCCTTTTATGCCAGTTTGCAAAAATATCTCGACGACCATAATATTCACTACTACACGCCGCAAGTCATCCGCGATGCCGTGATTGACATTCGCCGCGAAAAACTGCCTGACCCCAAGCTTTTACCAAACACCGGCTCGTTCTTCAAAAACCCTATTATCGAGCCGTGGCTATACCAAGATCTTCTCAAAACCTACCCCGACATGCCGGCTCACCAAATGGCCGACGGCAACTATAAAGTGCCCGCTGGCTGGCTGATCGAGCAGGCTAATTTAAAAGGCTACAAAAATCATGGCATGCGGACTTACGAAAAAAATGCCTTGGCCATTATCAACGATTCCGCCACATCTTACAAAGACTTAGCCGCTTTTCGCGATGAAATCATCGGCAAAGTTCGTGATACATTCCGGATCACCCTCGAGCAAGAACCCGAGGAGCTGTAG
- the glyA gene encoding serine hydroxymethyltransferase, which yields MNDTSIFELIAAEKQRQQDGLELIPSENYVSTEVLTALGSVLTNKYSEGYPGRRYYGGQINTDKIENLAIERAKQLFKADHANVQPHSGAQANEAAYHAWLQPGDTVLAMDLSHGGHLTHGHPVTVLAKQYNFVRYGMKDVETGEIDFVALRELALKHKPKIILAGFSAYPRELEYAKFAEIGREVGAVLMADMAHIAGLIVGGVANNPFDYGFHIITTTTHKTLRGPRGGMILSRGVVGNPLKKPEYTVENLPTIIDRTVFPGVQGGPHMHVIAAKAVSFYEALQPGFKDYAAQIVKNAKVLADELMKRGFKLVTNGTDNHLILADVHTSFGIDGAVAEEALDAIGLTLNKNSIPGDTLPPFRPSGIRLGTPALTTRGLREEHMPQLAEWLLQVMQSPSDMKKLAKLREEVRELVRQFPLPY from the coding sequence ATGAACGATACTTCAATTTTTGAACTTATAGCTGCCGAAAAGCAGCGCCAACAAGACGGTTTAGAACTAATCCCGTCGGAGAATTACGTCAGTACCGAGGTACTGACGGCACTTGGCAGTGTGCTAACAAACAAATATTCCGAAGGCTATCCAGGACGGCGTTATTATGGGGGGCAAATCAATACCGATAAAATCGAGAACCTGGCAATCGAACGGGCAAAGCAGTTGTTTAAAGCCGATCACGCTAATGTTCAGCCACATTCGGGTGCCCAAGCCAACGAAGCGGCGTACCACGCTTGGCTGCAGCCAGGCGATACCGTGTTGGCTATGGATTTATCTCATGGCGGGCACTTAACTCACGGGCACCCGGTAACAGTGCTCGCCAAGCAGTACAACTTTGTGCGTTACGGCATGAAAGATGTCGAAACCGGCGAGATTGATTTTGTGGCGCTGCGCGAACTAGCCTTGAAACACAAACCCAAGATCATTTTGGCGGGTTTTAGCGCCTATCCCCGTGAATTAGAGTATGCTAAATTCGCCGAGATTGGCCGCGAGGTCGGAGCAGTGCTCATGGCCGATATGGCTCACATTGCCGGATTAATCGTTGGTGGCGTGGCTAATAACCCGTTTGACTACGGCTTTCATATTATTACCACCACAACGCATAAAACCTTGCGCGGCCCACGCGGCGGCATGATATTAAGCCGAGGCGTTGTAGGCAATCCGTTAAAAAAACCTGAATATACGGTCGAGAATTTACCCACAATAATTGACCGCACGGTTTTTCCTGGTGTGCAAGGCGGCCCGCATATGCACGTGATTGCTGCGAAGGCGGTTAGTTTTTATGAGGCTCTGCAGCCAGGTTTTAAAGATTACGCTGCCCAAATTGTGAAGAATGCCAAAGTTTTGGCCGATGAGCTTATGAAACGCGGCTTCAAGCTGGTGACGAATGGCACAGATAATCACCTGATTCTAGCCGATGTCCATACCAGTTTTGGAATTGATGGCGCTGTCGCCGAAGAAGCGCTCGATGCGATTGGCCTGACACTTAATAAAAATTCTATTCCTGGCGACACCTTACCACCATTCCGTCCTAGTGGCATTCGGCTTGGGACACCAGCTTTAACTACCCGTGGCCTACGCGAAGAGCATATGCCGCAGCTTGCGGAATGGTTACTGCAAGTTATGCAGAGTCCTTCGGATATGAAAAAACTCGCCAAACTTCGTGAAGAAGTGCGCGAGTTGGTGCGACAGTTTCCGTTGCCGTATTAA
- a CDS encoding prepilin-type N-terminal cleavage/methylation domain-containing protein — translation MGTKQTTAGFTIIELIVVIAIIVILGTIAIINLQGGQAAGRDIERQQDVQSIASRFEAYYDERNFNLPYFPTPSYPHTTQISTATKGLSPEAYRAPGTAEGTNSIIIATNTNSTPGGVLPQPTIHQYVYQPFNAAGELCTAGNGPCLRFNIFWRTEASNQVEKLTSRNQQ, via the coding sequence GTGGGCACAAAACAAACAACAGCTGGCTTTACCATTATCGAACTAATAGTTGTGATTGCCATCATTGTTATTCTGGGCACGATAGCTATTATTAACCTTCAAGGGGGCCAGGCAGCCGGCCGCGATATCGAGCGCCAGCAGGATGTTCAGTCAATTGCGAGTCGCTTTGAGGCGTACTATGATGAACGCAATTTTAACCTGCCCTATTTCCCAACGCCTTCTTACCCGCATACCACTCAAATCTCTACTGCCACCAAGGGCCTCAGCCCCGAAGCCTACCGCGCGCCGGGTACTGCCGAGGGCACAAATTCTATTATCATCGCGACAAATACCAACAGTACACCGGGTGGCGTGCTTCCTCAGCCCACCATCCACCAATATGTTTATCAGCCTTTTAACGCCGCGGGCGAATTATGCACTGCCGGTAACGGACCGTGTTTACGTTTTAATATCTTTTGGCGCACCGAAGCTAGTAACCAAGTCGAAAAACTTACCAGTCGCAATCAACAATAA
- a CDS encoding type II secretion system protein, whose amino-acid sequence MTLQNIKDYRERGFTIVELLIVIVVIAILATLVITAYNGVQQRARDSKRDSDVRAIQTAAEAYQSEKSLYPTLTQLEAADNTVKLDSSLTDKITGTPPTDATKDNYGYIQCTHTTKGVTGAQITYWKETGTTTGLHKKNLGDLSSTNCTP is encoded by the coding sequence ATGACTCTTCAAAATATAAAAGATTACCGCGAACGAGGCTTCACCATCGTTGAACTTTTGATCGTAATTGTGGTGATTGCCATTCTTGCAACATTGGTAATTACTGCTTATAACGGCGTACAGCAGCGCGCACGAGATTCAAAGCGTGATTCAGATGTACGAGCGATTCAAACCGCTGCCGAAGCTTACCAAAGCGAAAAAAGCTTATACCCAACCTTGACTCAGCTCGAGGCCGCTGACAATACGGTTAAGCTTGATTCATCTTTGACCGATAAAATCACCGGCACTCCTCCCACCGACGCCACTAAGGATAATTATGGCTATATCCAATGTACCCATACCACAAAAGGGGTAACGGGGGCGCAAATCACCTATTGGAAAGAAACTGGCACAACAACTGGCCTACACAAGAAGAATTTAGGCGATCTTTCGAGCACTAACTGTACACCATAA
- a CDS encoding polysaccharide ABC transporter ATP-binding protein — protein sequence MADTPEPVVIVENLTKHFKIPLESSSGIKQKLINALKGRKGYREFTPLKSISFTVNRGDFFGIVGRNGSGKSTLLKTLAGIYNPDEGQVHVNGKLVPFIELGVGFNPELTGRENVFLNGALLGFSRREMESMYDEIVDFAELHDFMEERLKNYSSGMQVRLAFSIAIRAKGDVLLLDEVLAVGDEAFQQKCYRYFSSLKHEKRTVILVSHDMAAIEKFCNKAVLLENGHIVKMGSSREIGQMYSDLFTHEIADDIEKENAKQASISGIKHQSLKSVNFSVTPTIAKDTVVALEPFAVQVEIISAVAVPKAGFSISIVNSQGVVVISAGAGGQEEVPLLLKEGKNVIEFVIQENILNDDTYAIDAIMEYYTSESVIAYQKTNAAHFSVKGIKLRKHALTHPRISVKVE from the coding sequence ATGGCCGATACCCCAGAACCAGTGGTAATAGTTGAAAATCTTACCAAACATTTTAAAATTCCACTTGAATCGAGTAGTGGCATTAAACAAAAGCTCATTAATGCTCTGAAGGGCCGAAAAGGCTACCGCGAATTCACTCCGCTCAAAAGCATCTCCTTTACGGTGAACCGAGGCGATTTTTTCGGGATTGTTGGTCGTAACGGCAGCGGTAAAAGCACACTATTAAAGACTTTAGCCGGGATATATAACCCAGACGAAGGGCAAGTGCACGTTAATGGGAAGCTGGTGCCGTTTATTGAATTAGGGGTGGGATTTAATCCGGAACTTACCGGCCGCGAGAATGTCTTTTTGAATGGAGCACTGCTTGGTTTTTCGCGACGCGAAATGGAAAGCATGTACGATGAAATTGTTGACTTTGCTGAGCTACACGATTTTATGGAAGAGCGGCTGAAGAATTACTCGAGCGGCATGCAGGTGCGATTAGCTTTTTCGATCGCAATTCGAGCTAAAGGTGATGTGCTGCTGCTCGATGAAGTGCTGGCGGTTGGTGACGAAGCTTTTCAGCAGAAATGTTATCGTTATTTTAGCAGTTTAAAACACGAAAAACGTACCGTTATTTTGGTATCGCACGACATGGCGGCCATTGAGAAATTTTGTAATAAAGCGGTGTTACTTGAAAACGGCCATATTGTAAAAATGGGGTCTTCGCGAGAAATTGGACAGATGTATAGCGACCTCTTTACCCATGAGATAGCTGACGATATTGAAAAAGAAAATGCCAAGCAGGCCAGCATATCCGGCATTAAGCACCAAAGCCTCAAAAGCGTCAACTTTTCGGTAACGCCAACCATTGCAAAGGACACCGTTGTCGCACTCGAGCCGTTTGCCGTGCAAGTAGAAATTATATCTGCGGTAGCCGTTCCGAAGGCTGGTTTTAGTATAAGTATTGTCAATTCTCAGGGAGTGGTGGTTATTTCCGCCGGGGCTGGCGGGCAGGAAGAAGTGCCGCTTTTACTAAAAGAAGGCAAGAATGTCATTGAATTTGTGATTCAGGAAAATATTTTAAACGATGATACGTATGCCATCGACGCAATTATGGAGTACTATACTTCTGAAAGCGTTATAGCCTACCAAAAAACCAATGCCGCTCACTTTTCGGTAAAAGGCATTAAGCTAAGAAAGCATGCCTTGACCCACCCCCGCATTAGCGTAAAAGTTGAATGA